The genomic window TTTGTTCAGCACATCCAATGATGGATTGCCTTGTCCACGTTCCAGCTTATACAAAGTATTGGTACTCACTTTTGCCAGTTCGGCTAAGTGTGGTTGGGTTATTCTCA from Bacteroidota bacterium includes these protein-coding regions:
- a CDS encoding helix-turn-helix transcriptional regulator; amino-acid sequence: MLAKKFGESIKARRKELRITQPHLAELAKVSTNTLYKLERGQGNPSLDVLNKLAEVLGMELTLEIKKKH